From the genome of Pseudomonas mohnii:
ACCATGTCCGACATCCTCTGGCAACCCAGTGCCGAACGCATCGGCAAGACCCGCATGGAGGCCTTTCGGCGCTTCATCAATCAGCGACACCACCTGCACATCGATGACTACCCTGCCCTGCACCAGTGGTCCATCGATCAACGTGTGGATTTCTGGCAGGCCATCGTCGACTTTTTCGATATCCGCTTCCATCAACAACCTGACGCGGTGCTGATGGAAGGCCCGCAAATGCCCAGCGCCCAGTGGTTCCCCGGCGCCACCCTGAACTTCGCCGAACACCTGCTGCGCCGCCGCGACGATGCCGTGGCTGTCGTGGCCGTGGGCGAAAACGGGCAGCGTGAACACTTGACCTGGGGCGAACTGGCCGAGCATGTCGCCGGTTTTCAAAACGGCCTGATCGCCGCCGGTGTCGGCCTCGGCGACCGGGTGGCCGCGTGCATGCCCAACACCTGGCAAACATTGGTGGCCATGCTCGCCACCACCAGCCTCGGGGCGATCTGGTCCTGTTCTTCGCCGGACTTCGGCACCCAAGGCGTGATCGACCGTTTCGGCCAGATCGAGCCGAAAGTGCTGCTCACCTGTGCCGGTTACCGCTACGCCGGCAAGGAGATCGACCAGACCGTCAAGGTCAACGAAATCCTCGAACGCCTGCCATCGCTGCAACAGTTGATCGTCGTGCCCTACGCGCGGCCGCAGGTTCGCATCGAAGACTTCCGCACAGCGGCCAATGTGACGCTGTGGGACGAGTTCTACGACCCCGGCGGCGAGCCGGATTTCGTCCCCGTGCCCTTCGCCCATCCGCTCTACATCCTCTATTCAAGCGGCACCACCGGCGTGCCCAAATGCATCATCCACAGCACCGGGGGCGTGTTGCTGCAACACGTGAAAGAGCACGGCTTGCACAGCGATCTCGGCCCCGGCGAACGCCTGTTCTACTACACCACCTGCGGCTGGATGATGTGGAACTGGCTGGTCTCGGCGCTGGCGGTGGGCAGTGCCGTGGTGCTGTACGATGGCTCACCGTTTCATCCCGACCCCGAACGCTTGATCGACCTGATCGACGACGAGCGCATCAGCGTGTTCGGCACCAGCCCCAAGTACCTCGCCACCCTGGAAGCCAACGGCGTCAAACCCCGGCAAAGCCATGACTTGAGCAGCCTGAAAACCCTGCTTTGCACCGGCTCCGCGCTTTCACCGCAGAGTTACGACTACGTCTACCGTGAACTCAAGGTTGACGTGTGCCTGGCGTCGATGTCGGGCGGTACTGATATCGTCTCCTGCTTTGTCAATGGCAACCCGTTGCAACCGGTGCGTCGCGGTGAAATGCAAGGCAAAAGCCTGGGCATGGCGGTTGAAGTGTGGAACGACGACGGCCAACCGGTCATTGGCGAAAAAGGCGAGCTGGTGTGTACCCGGCACTTCCCGGCGATGCCCAACGGCTTGTGGAACGACCCCGACGGCGAAAAGCTGCGGGCGTCGTATTTCAGCCAGTTCCCCGGGGTCTGGGCCCAGGGTGACTACGCGGAACAACTGCCCCACGGCGCGATGATGATCCATGGCCGCTCCGACGCGGTGCTCAACCCCGGCGGCGTGCGTATTGGCACGGCGGAAATCTACCGCCAGGTGGAAAAAGTCCCGCCAGTGCTCGACTGCGTGGCCATCGGTCAGCAATGGCTGGATGACGTGCGAGTGGTGCTGTTCGTACGGCTGCGTGAAGGCGTTGAACTGGATGAAACACTGCAACAACAGATTCGCCATACCATTCGCGCCAACACCACGCCGCGCCATGTGCCGGCAAAGATCGTCGCGGTCACGGACATCCCCCGGACCATCAGCGGCAAAATCGTCGAATTGGCAGTGCGCAATGTCGTGCATGGGCAAAAAGTGAAGAATACCGATGCGCTGGCCAATCCCGAGGCACTGGAGCAATTTCGCGACCGCCCGGAGCTGCGGGATTAAAGTATTCCACTGCAGGAGCGAGCCTGATCGCGATGACGGTACGTCAATGTTGACGGTGCCACCCTCATCGCGGGCAAGCCCGCTCCCACAGGGTTTGCTTGTCAGATGCAAAATTCGCGTACAGATTGGCCAGTTGTCTTAATACGCGTTGATGCCCATAGCAAAAAACACCTGCGAAGCATTCAATGAATAAAATGGCCCGGACCACCGAAATGCCGGGTCATCCAGCGTTTGCCGCTCAGCCAGCTGAGTAGACGCCGTCATACCGACTTGATGCAGGACACCTAGATGAACGCCTCACCGACCGGCAGCGATGCCCAGGCCTTGATTGCCAGGCTGGACTGGGAAAGCAGCCCTCTGGGCTCGGCCAGCACCTGGCCGCAGAGCCTGCGAACCGCCATGGACATTGTGATTCATTCACCGATGCCGATGCTGTTGCTCTGGGGCGAGCAGCTGACACAGATCTACAACGACGGTTTCGCTCTGCTCGCCGGCAGCAAGCATCCGTACGCTTTCGGACAGCCGACACACCTTATCTGGCCAGAGTTAAAGGACTTTACCGATCCGATTTACAAAGCCGTCCTGCAAGGGCAAGTGCGGACCTACAGCGAACAACGCTTCACCCTGCAGCGCGACGGCAAGGATTCCGACCTCTGGCTCGACCTGACCTATAGCCCCATTCGCGACGAAAGCGCCGAGGTGGCCGGGATTCTGGTCACCGCCATCGAAACCAATGAACGCCGTCGAATCGCCCTCGAGCTGGAACAGCGTTCCGCCGCCAGCCTCAAGGCTCAACAAGATACCGAGGAACGCCTGCAACTGGCCCTCGCCGCCACCGACACGGTCGGCACCTGGGACTGGGACATCAGCGAGGACCGCTTCCTGGCTGATGCCTATTTCGCCCAATTGCATGGCATCGACCCGGCCATGGCCAGCCAGCTGCCGATCACCGAGTACCTTCACGGCGTGCACCCGGAAGACCGCGCCCTGATCGCCCGCAGCATCAAGCATTGCATCGCCCATGGCACCGAATACGCCGAGGAATACCGCTTGCTGCAACCCGATGGCGAGTTACGCTGGGTGTTTGCCCGCGGTCGTTGCTACAAGGACCACCATGGTCGGCCAATCCGCTTCCTGGGCGCCGCCCTGGACATCACCGAGCGCAAAAACACCGAGCAGGCCCTGCGCCAGAGCCAGACCGAGCTGCAACTGATCATCAACGCCATGCCGATCCTGATCAGCTATGTCGACCGCGAGGAGCGTTTTCGCCTGAACAACGCCGCGTATCTGGACTGGTACGGCCTGACACCCCAGGAGCTCTACGGCCGGACCGTTCGAGAGGTGTTGGGCGACGAGGCCTACGCGTTGCGCGCCGAGCACATCGCCGAAGCCCTGTCCGGCAGGCCCTGCTGTTTCAGCATCAAGACGCCGCACCGTGACGGCAGCATCCGTCATGCACTGATGAACTATTTGCCGCGCCACGGTGCAGACGGCGCGGTGAACGGTTTCTACATCTTCGTGATCGACGAAACCGAGCGTAAACAGACCGAAGAAGCGCTGCGCAACCTCAATGAAACCCTCGAAGAACGGGTCAGCGCCCGAACCCGGCAACTGGCCGAAGCCAACGAAAAGCTGCTGAACGAGATGTTCGAACGCGAGCGCGCCGAAGAAGCCCTGCGCCATGCACAGAAAATGGAAGCGGTGGGCCAACTCACCGGTGGCATTGCCCATGACTTCAACAACATGCTCACGGGGATTATCGGCAGCCTCGACCTGATGCAACGCTACATCGCCGACGGCCGCACCGCCGAGATCGCCCGTTTCACCGAGGCAGCGGTGTCCTCGGCCAACCGCGCCGCCGCCCTGACCCATCGTCTGCTGGCGTTCTCCAGGCGTCAGTCGCTGGATCGCAAACCGCTGAACCCCAACGACCTGATTCGCTCCCTGGAAGACCTGTTCCGCCGCACCAAGGGCGACCATATCGAACTCAAACTGCGCCTGGTCAAAGACGTCTGGACGGTCAGCACGGACGTCAGCCAACTGGAAAACGCCCTGCTCAATCTGGTGATCAACGCCCGGGACGCCATGCCCGATGGTGGCGAGTTATGCATTGAAACCGCCAACGTCTACCTCGACGACAGCGAAATCAACACCCTGGAACCGGTCAAGGCCGGGGATTACCTGATGATCGGCGTCAGCGACAACGGCACGGGCATGACACCGAAGATCCTGGCCAAGGCCTTCGATCCGTTCTTCACCACCAAACCCATCGGCCAGGGCACCGGCCTGGGTCTGTCGATGATTTATGGTTTCGCCCAGCAGTCCGGTGGCCATGTGACCCTGTTCAGCATGCCTGGCCAGGGCACCAACGTGCGCTTGTACCTGCCGCGCCTGCACGGTGTTGAACCGCAAGACGTGTTATCGCCGGTCATCGGCGAGGCGCCCTCGGCCATTGCCGGTGAAACCGTGGTCCTGGTGGAAGACGACCCGGCCGTACGCATGCTGGTGTTCGACCTGCTCAAGGAGCTGGGCTATCACGCCTACCAAGCCGAAGACGCAAAGAGCGCCCTGCCCCTGCTCGAATCCGGACTGCGGGTCGATCTGCTGGTGACGGATGTCGGGTTGCCCGGCATGAATGGCCGGCAACTGGCAGAAATTGCCCGTCAGCACCGGCCTCAACTCAAAGTGCTGTTCATGACCGGTTACGCGGAAAAAGCCGCCGAGCGTCAGGGTTTTCTCGAGGAAGGCATGGACATGGTGGCCAAACCGTTTTCCATTGATCTGTTGGCCAACAAGATTCGCACGATGATCGGCCAACCGCAGTGAGTTAGGGCATAATCGCGCGCCCCGCATCACCCTCCATGCCACCACCGTTGCCAGGTACCCGCTCCATGAAAGCTCAAGCCCGCCATATTCTGGTGAAAACCTCGGAAGAAGCCGAGCAGCTCAAACAACGCATCGCCAAGGGCGAAGCCTTCGATGTGCTGGCCAAGAAATACTCCACCTGCCCGTCCGGCAAGCGCGGCGGAGACCTGGGCGAGGTGCGGCCGGGGCAGATGGTCGGCGCCATCGATGCGGTGATTTTCAAGAAACCGCTGCGGGTGGTGCATGGACCGATCAAGAGCAAGTTCGGCTATCACCTGGTGCAGGTGTTTTACCGGGATTAAAGCCCCCTGTGGCGAGGGATTTTGCTCCCTCGCCACAGGGCATGCCTTTCAAGCTCTGGGTATGAGCGCCCCCGGCACCTGAATCACCCGACTCGCCAACCGGTGCCCCGCCTCCGCCGCCTCGACCGGGCTTGCGCCCTTGAGCCGCGCAGCCAGGTACGCCGCACTGAACGAATCCCCCGCCGCCGTGGTGTCCACCACACGCTCGACTTTCTGTGCCGGCACTTCGAACGACTCACCCTCACACCGAATCAGGCAAGCCTCGGCGCCACGCTTGAGCACCACTTCGGGCGTGCCGATCTGCTCGTACGCGCCAAACACCGCCGCGCAATCGGAGAAATGGAACAGCGCCTGTTCGTCATCGACGGTCAACAACGCCAGGTCGACATAAGGCAGCACGCTGCGGTAGGCCGCCCGCGCCTCCTCGACCGAGGCCCACAGCCGCGGCCGGTAGTTATTGTCGAAGACGATTCGCGCATCGCGCTGGCGGGCCTCGATCAAGGTTTCCAGCAACTTTTCCCGGCCCTTCACGCCCAGTACCGCCAGGGTAATGCCGCTGAAATACAGCACGTCGTAGTCCGGCAGCGCCGCCAGAATCGGCGCGGCGGCCGGCGTAGTGAAGCAATCGCGCACCGCTGCTTCATTGCGCCAGTAGAGGAAACGACGCTCGCCAGCGGCGTCGGTCTGAATGCAATACAGCCCCGGCAAACGTCCGGGCAGGCGCTGCACCATGCCCAGGCCGATGTTTTCCTCGGCCCAGCCCTGGCACATGGCATCGCTGAAACTGTCATCGCCCAGGGCCGTGACATAGTCCACCGCGCCAGCACCGCCCAGCTCTCGGGACAGGTACACCGCGGTGTTCAAGGTATCGCCACCGAAGCTCTGTCGCAGGCTGCCGTCGGCACGGTGCTGCAGCTCGATCATGCATTCGCCGATCAAGGCGATGCGCGGGGTGTGGGGACCCAGGGTGTTTAGGGTGTTCATGGTTGTGGGGGCTCTGGTGTTCTTTGTTGTCTGGGCGGACGCGCTCGCCCCCACAGGAGAAGTCCTTCCGGGGTGGGAGCAAGCTTGCTCGCGATGGCCGCGACTCGGTTCTGAACTTAGAAACAGGTTTCCATGGTTTCGATGACGTTCAATTGCTCATCCACCAGGCACCCCGTACGCCACTTGTCGAACGTCAGGCACGGGTGCGAAGTACCGAACGAAATGATGTCGCCCACACGCAACTGGACGCCCGGCGCCACGGTCATGAACGCGTGCTGGTCCATCACCGCCGTCACCTTGCAGGCACTCACGTCGTCGCCCTTGGCGGGCACTACGCCGGCCTTGTAACGCAGCAACGGCACCGGCAATCCGGCGTCGTACGCCACGTCACGCTTGCCCAGGGCTATCACCGCGAAGCCCGGCTCCGGCAACGACTGCACGTGCGCCCAGACTTCCAGCGCCGGGTGCAACCCTTCGTGCAGGTCGCTGCGGCGGTCGAGCACGCAGCATTGCGCCTCCTTGTAGATGCCATGGTCGTGCGCGACATAGCTGCCTGGACGCAATACGCTGAGGAACCGTCCTGCAGCATTCTGCGCTTCGAACTCCTCGGCAATCAGGTCATACCAGGCCGAGCCCGAAGCAGTGATGATCGGCTTGGCAATCGCGAACGCACCGCTGTCCTGCAGTTGCACCGCCAGGCGCACCAGGGAGCCGGCAAATGCGCGAATGCCACTGATGGCGTGATCACCATGAATCACCCCTTCATAGCCTTCGATCCCGGTCAGGGCCAGCGCCGGTTGCGCGGCGATGGCTTTCGCCAGGTCGAGGACTTCCTGTTCGCTGCGACAGCCACAACGACCGCCGACCACGCCGTACTCGATCATCACGTTCAGGCGCACACCGCGCGAGGCGAAATACGCGCCGAGGTCGGCAACGTTGTCCGGGTGATCGACCATGCAGTAGAAGTCGAACGTCGGATCGGCCAGCAGATCGGCGATCAGCGCCATGTTCGGCGTGCCGACCAGTTGGTTGGCCATCAACACCCGACGCACGCCATGGGCATAGGCCGCGCGGGTTTGCGTGGCGCTGGCCAGGGTAATGCCCCAGGCACCGGCGTCCAGCTGCCGGCGAAACAACGCCGGGGTCATGCTGGTCTTGCCGTGGGGCGCGAGTTCGGCGCCGCTGTTGCTGACGAAATCCTGCATCCAGCGAATGTTGTGCTCCAGCGCCTGGCGATGCAGCACCAGCGCGGGCAGGCTGACATCACGGACTAGACTGGCGCCCGTCCGGGCAAAACCCTTTTCCACGGCAGCAGTATTTTCGGCAGTAGTCATGGTCGAACTCCTCACATTCGCGGCCGCAGGCAGCCGCTGTTATTCGTTGATGCGACGGGCCAGGCTGTTGGCGCTGTCGATCAGCACCCGGCGGTAGTCGTTGTAATTTTTCTTGGCATCGGCCCGGGGGGCGACGATGCACAGGGTCGCGATGGCCACGCCGCCGGGGTCTTTGACCGGGGCGGCGAAGCAATGGGTAAAGGTGTCGGCGACGCTATCGAAGGAGAAAAAGCCATCGATACCGGCCTGACGGATTTCCTTGAGAAACTGCTCCAGCGGCAGGCGTTCACCATCGGGCAGGATGAAGTCGTCATGGTCGATCAGGTCGATGATTGCCTGGTCGCTCAGGTGCGCCAGCAGCAAGCGCCCGGATGCGGTCCAGGGGATCGGGGCGTTTTCGCCGATGTCCGAGGAAATGCGGAAATGCCGCTCGCCCTCCTTCATCAGCGCCACGGTGTACTTGCGCCCGTTGAGCAGGCACATCTGCGCGGTTTCGTGGGTCTGGCTGACGATCTCCTGCAAGGCGTGATCGGCCTCGCGGGACAGGTCGAAATGACGCAGGTGCGCCTGCCCGAGAAAGTACAGCTGGCGCCCGAGGTAAACGTGACCGTCCTTGCCCACCGGCTCCAGAATCCGTCGTTCCAGCAACGAGGCCACCAGTTCGTAGACCGTGGATTTCGGGCTGCCGATGCCGCTGGCGATTTCGTTCGGGCGCAAGGGCTGGCCGATCTCCTTGAGGAAATCGAGGATGTCGAACGCCCGGTCCAGACCGCGCGCCCGGCGTTTGATGGTGTCTTCGGTCATGTCAGTGGTTCCCATAAAAGTGCCGGGAGTTTACCTAGAGTGCGGCGGCGACCGTAAGGCCGTCATCGCTAGCAGGCTAGCTCCCACATTTGGAATGCGTACCTGTGGGAGCTAGCCTGCTAGCGATGAAGCCACCTCGGTTCAGGCCTTTTTCTTGTACGCGATGCAGTCGATCTCGACCTTGCAGTCGACCATCATGTTCGCCTGTACGCAGGCCCGCGCCGGGGCGTGTTCGGGTTTGAAGTACTCGGAGAAGACTTTGTTGAAACTGGTGAAATCCCGCGGATCCTCCAGCCACACGCCAGCACGCACCACATCTTCCAGGCCATAACCGGCCTCTTGCAGAATCGAGATCAGATTCTTCATGGTCTGGTGGGTTTGTTCGACGATGCCGCCCGTGATGATCTCGCCATCCACCGCCGGCACCTGCCCGGAAACGTGCAGCCAGCCATCGGCTTCAACGGCTCGGGCGAAAGGGCGAGGCTGACCGCCAGCGGCGGTGCTGCCAGTGCCGTAACGAGTAATGCTCATGGATGTTTCTCCTGATTGAAAATTGAGTGTTTAAAACCGCGTGTTCTTGAGGAACTCCGCCAATCGTGGCGATTGCGGGCGTTCGAACAGTTCCTTGGGCGGCCCCTGCTCCTCGATGCGCCCCTGATTCATGAACACGATCTTGTCCGAGACTTCGAAAGCGAAACGCATTTCGTGGGTCACCAGGAGCATGGTCATGCCATCTTCAGCCAGGCCCTTGATGACGTTGAGCACTTCGCCGACCAGTTCCGGGTCCAGTGCCGAGGTCACTTCGTCGAACAGCATCAGGCTCGGGTTCATTGCAATCGCCCGGGCAATCGCCACGCGCTGCTGCTGACCGCCGGACAACTGGCCAGGATAGTGATCGCGACGTTCCAGCAAACCGACGCGCTCCAGCCATTTTTCCGCCAGCGCCACGGCCTCGTCCTTGTGCAGTTTTTTCACCTTGAGCAAACCCAGGGTGACGTTCTGCAACGCAGTGAGGTGCGGGAACAGGTTGAACTGCTGGAACGCCATGCCGGTCATGGCGCGATGGCGGGCAATGACCTTTTCCGGGTGGCGGATGCGTTTGCCGTTGACCTCGTCGTACCCGATGGATTCACCGTCGAGCATGATCTGCCCGCCCTGGAACTCTTCGAGCATGTTCACGCAACGCAGCAGCGTGGTCTTGCCCGAGCCGCTGGAGCCGATCAGCGTGACTACGTTGCCGCGCTGCAGGGTCAGGTCGACGCCCTTGAGCACTTCCAGCGGCCCGTATTGCTTATGCAGGCCGCGAATGTCCAACAGAGACTGTCCGCTCGGGACGTTGGATTGATGTACTTGAGTCATGGCAGGGCCACCCGCTTTTCAATGTGCCGGCCGAGTAATTCGATGCCGTAGTTGATGACAAAAAACAGAAAACCGGCGAACAGGTAAAACTCCAGGGTCATGAAGGTCCGGGCGATGATCTGCTGGGTGCTGAGCAGCATCTCGGCCACACCAATCACCGACAGCAGTGTCGAAGCCTTGACGATCTCGGTGGACGAGTTGACCCAGGTCGGCAGGATCTGCCGCAGTGCCTGGGGCAATAGCACGTAACCGAGGGCCTGATAGAACGTCAGGCCGATGGCCTTGCTCGCTTCCATCTGCCCACGGGGCAATGCCTGCAACGCACCGCGCACGATCTCGGCGACGTGGGAACCGCAAAACAGCGTCAGGCCCAAGGCACCGGCCTGAAACGCGCTGATCTGCCAGCCCAGCGCCGGCGCCATGTAGAAGCAGGCCAGTACCAGCACAAACACCGGGGTGCCGCGAATCACGTCCACGTAGAAACGAAACGGCGCGCGCATCCAGAACTTGCCGTAGGTCAACACCAGACCGGCGAATACGCCGACCACAGTGCCGAGCAAAATCGCCAGGGCCGACACCTGAACACTGGTCAGAAAGCCTTGCCACAGCACCTCCCGGGCGACCCACAACTCATGCAACCAACTGGGGGATTCGTACATGGGGCCTCCTATCGGCGGATCGCCAGACGCTGCTCGAGGTAACGCAGCAGCATGGCAATGAGGTAACAGGCCGCGACATACAGCGCCGTGGTCACCAGCCAGGTTTCGATCACCCGGTAGCTCTCGACATTGATCTTGCGCGCGTAATAGGTCAGCTCCGGCACGGCAATGGCTGCGGCCAGCGAAGTGTCCTTGAACAGCGAAATGAAGTT
Proteins encoded in this window:
- a CDS encoding RidA family protein, which encodes MSITRYGTGSTAAGGQPRPFARAVEADGWLHVSGQVPAVDGEIITGGIVEQTHQTMKNLISILQEAGYGLEDVVRAGVWLEDPRDFTSFNKVFSEYFKPEHAPARACVQANMMVDCKVEIDCIAYKKKA
- a CDS encoding peptidylprolyl isomerase — its product is MKAQARHILVKTSEEAEQLKQRIAKGEAFDVLAKKYSTCPSGKRGGDLGEVRPGQMVGAIDAVIFKKPLRVVHGPIKSKFGYHLVQVFYRD
- a CDS encoding amino acid ABC transporter ATP-binding protein — its product is MTQVHQSNVPSGQSLLDIRGLHKQYGPLEVLKGVDLTLQRGNVVTLIGSSGSGKTTLLRCVNMLEEFQGGQIMLDGESIGYDEVNGKRIRHPEKVIARHRAMTGMAFQQFNLFPHLTALQNVTLGLLKVKKLHKDEAVALAEKWLERVGLLERRDHYPGQLSGGQQQRVAIARAIAMNPSLMLFDEVTSALDPELVGEVLNVIKGLAEDGMTMLLVTHEMRFAFEVSDKIVFMNQGRIEEQGPPKELFERPQSPRLAEFLKNTRF
- a CDS encoding amino acid ABC transporter permease gives rise to the protein MYESPSWLHELWVAREVLWQGFLTSVQVSALAILLGTVVGVFAGLVLTYGKFWMRAPFRFYVDVIRGTPVFVLVLACFYMAPALGWQISAFQAGALGLTLFCGSHVAEIVRGALQALPRGQMEASKAIGLTFYQALGYVLLPQALRQILPTWVNSSTEIVKASTLLSVIGVAEMLLSTQQIIARTFMTLEFYLFAGFLFFVINYGIELLGRHIEKRVALP
- a CDS encoding amino acid deaminase; the encoded protein is MTTAENTAAVEKGFARTGASLVRDVSLPALVLHRQALEHNIRWMQDFVSNSGAELAPHGKTSMTPALFRRQLDAGAWGITLASATQTRAAYAHGVRRVLMANQLVGTPNMALIADLLADPTFDFYCMVDHPDNVADLGAYFASRGVRLNVMIEYGVVGGRCGCRSEQEVLDLAKAIAAQPALALTGIEGYEGVIHGDHAISGIRAFAGSLVRLAVQLQDSGAFAIAKPIITASGSAWYDLIAEEFEAQNAAGRFLSVLRPGSYVAHDHGIYKEAQCCVLDRRSDLHEGLHPALEVWAHVQSLPEPGFAVIALGKRDVAYDAGLPVPLLRYKAGVVPAKGDDVSACKVTAVMDQHAFMTVAPGVQLRVGDIISFGTSHPCLTFDKWRTGCLVDEQLNVIETMETCF
- a CDS encoding acetoacetate--CoA ligase, which produces MSDILWQPSAERIGKTRMEAFRRFINQRHHLHIDDYPALHQWSIDQRVDFWQAIVDFFDIRFHQQPDAVLMEGPQMPSAQWFPGATLNFAEHLLRRRDDAVAVVAVGENGQREHLTWGELAEHVAGFQNGLIAAGVGLGDRVAACMPNTWQTLVAMLATTSLGAIWSCSSPDFGTQGVIDRFGQIEPKVLLTCAGYRYAGKEIDQTVKVNEILERLPSLQQLIVVPYARPQVRIEDFRTAANVTLWDEFYDPGGEPDFVPVPFAHPLYILYSSGTTGVPKCIIHSTGGVLLQHVKEHGLHSDLGPGERLFYYTTCGWMMWNWLVSALAVGSAVVLYDGSPFHPDPERLIDLIDDERISVFGTSPKYLATLEANGVKPRQSHDLSSLKTLLCTGSALSPQSYDYVYRELKVDVCLASMSGGTDIVSCFVNGNPLQPVRRGEMQGKSLGMAVEVWNDDGQPVIGEKGELVCTRHFPAMPNGLWNDPDGEKLRASYFSQFPGVWAQGDYAEQLPHGAMMIHGRSDAVLNPGGVRIGTAEIYRQVEKVPPVLDCVAIGQQWLDDVRVVLFVRLREGVELDETLQQQIRHTIRANTTPRHVPAKIVAVTDIPRTISGKIVELAVRNVVHGQKVKNTDALANPEALEQFRDRPELRD
- a CDS encoding sugar kinase, with protein sequence MNTLNTLGPHTPRIALIGECMIELQHRADGSLRQSFGGDTLNTAVYLSRELGGAGAVDYVTALGDDSFSDAMCQGWAEENIGLGMVQRLPGRLPGLYCIQTDAAGERRFLYWRNEAAVRDCFTTPAAAPILAALPDYDVLYFSGITLAVLGVKGREKLLETLIEARQRDARIVFDNNYRPRLWASVEEARAAYRSVLPYVDLALLTVDDEQALFHFSDCAAVFGAYEQIGTPEVVLKRGAEACLIRCEGESFEVPAQKVERVVDTTAAGDSFSAAYLAARLKGASPVEAAEAGHRLASRVIQVPGALIPRA
- a CDS encoding PAS domain-containing hybrid sensor histidine kinase/response regulator encodes the protein MNASPTGSDAQALIARLDWESSPLGSASTWPQSLRTAMDIVIHSPMPMLLLWGEQLTQIYNDGFALLAGSKHPYAFGQPTHLIWPELKDFTDPIYKAVLQGQVRTYSEQRFTLQRDGKDSDLWLDLTYSPIRDESAEVAGILVTAIETNERRRIALELEQRSAASLKAQQDTEERLQLALAATDTVGTWDWDISEDRFLADAYFAQLHGIDPAMASQLPITEYLHGVHPEDRALIARSIKHCIAHGTEYAEEYRLLQPDGELRWVFARGRCYKDHHGRPIRFLGAALDITERKNTEQALRQSQTELQLIINAMPILISYVDREERFRLNNAAYLDWYGLTPQELYGRTVREVLGDEAYALRAEHIAEALSGRPCCFSIKTPHRDGSIRHALMNYLPRHGADGAVNGFYIFVIDETERKQTEEALRNLNETLEERVSARTRQLAEANEKLLNEMFERERAEEALRHAQKMEAVGQLTGGIAHDFNNMLTGIIGSLDLMQRYIADGRTAEIARFTEAAVSSANRAAALTHRLLAFSRRQSLDRKPLNPNDLIRSLEDLFRRTKGDHIELKLRLVKDVWTVSTDVSQLENALLNLVINARDAMPDGGELCIETANVYLDDSEINTLEPVKAGDYLMIGVSDNGTGMTPKILAKAFDPFFTTKPIGQGTGLGLSMIYGFAQQSGGHVTLFSMPGQGTNVRLYLPRLHGVEPQDVLSPVIGEAPSAIAGETVVLVEDDPAVRMLVFDLLKELGYHAYQAEDAKSALPLLESGLRVDLLVTDVGLPGMNGRQLAEIARQHRPQLKVLFMTGYAEKAAERQGFLEEGMDMVAKPFSIDLLANKIRTMIGQPQ
- a CDS encoding IclR family transcriptional regulator: MTEDTIKRRARGLDRAFDILDFLKEIGQPLRPNEIASGIGSPKSTVYELVASLLERRILEPVGKDGHVYLGRQLYFLGQAHLRHFDLSREADHALQEIVSQTHETAQMCLLNGRKYTVALMKEGERHFRISSDIGENAPIPWTASGRLLLAHLSDQAIIDLIDHDDFILPDGERLPLEQFLKEIRQAGIDGFFSFDSVADTFTHCFAAPVKDPGGVAIATLCIVAPRADAKKNYNDYRRVLIDSANSLARRINE